The DNA sequence GTGGCCCCAGGGCGATGATATGAAAATCAGGCGATAAAGCGCTCAGAGGACTATACTATTGCGTTTCTTCTATAGGCTACTGGGCGTGGATGGACCCTGGAGCATTTGCCTTGATCGGAGCAGCGTCGTTTTTTGGTGGTGTATCGAGACTGACAATGTCATTAACTGTAATTATGGTGAGAATCAAAAACAGCGGttttaataggccatttccgagttcccccaGTCTCCCTTTCAAAGTGAGTCTACGTgcagtctttgttatgaatatcagttcttattcatttttgaattagaactaattaccatgacacaatttttttacttaGCCTCGCCTTAGCTTGAGAGAGAAACTGAGGGTAACTcagaaatggtctattaattTTAGATAACGATTGTGCATTCACTTGTGTGGGTTTCAAATCCTTCACTGCCCATACCATGTAGGTTGGAGATGTTTTTTATGACCCCGAATTCAACAGCGCCACGCTTTTACAGCCATCTGGTCGCCTCCTGTCAGTTTGAGTTCTTGAGTGTTTCTTTACCTAAAATTGCTGAAATGGGAACTTCTCTGTGTGAAGTGATACGTGTGTTCTTGTAAAGCGGAGTGGGTTCAAAAACCTTGCCGGCGATGCCGATCAAGAGAGATTAGAGAAAGAAACAACCAATTTGATCCAGAAAACTGAAGACGCAGTGGCAGAAGTAAATCTAGatatttgatttcttttgtgGCCGGACCTTTGTTTTATCGCGATGTCATTAAATGGTTTTAAATCACGTGACCCAGCGGTCAGCTTGCTTTGGTGAAACCGAAGTTACAAAAGTGTAGGAAAACAGAGGCCCATTCCCCAGAAGTATCTGGTGCACCAGCATTTCTGCTGTGTCCTTGTTTTCTTGCACCTAGCGATGGTGCGATCCATTGCTTTTCGCTAGCAATTAAGTGCCGAGTTGTTTTTTCGTTGCAGATGGAAATTACGAACGATATCCAATTCTTGTTGCCCATCATGGTCGCCATTATGGTGGCTAAATGGGTAGGTGATTTCGCGACTCATCCGCTCTACCACGCTTTGCTGGAGTTAAAGTGTATTCCCTTCCTCGATTCTGAGCCGGTCATTCTTCACGAGGGATCCAAAGCGTAAGTCTTGACTGAGTTTAAAAGGTATCTTTGGACTAACCCCTTCCCAGGGCTTTTGCGCCGAAGACTGGACTGAAAAGCCCTGGCAACATGGTTATCGTTGGACTGTCGCTCTCCCCAGATCGTGCTCGTTGTAGCAAGCAACGATGGCGGCTCTTCGCATAGGTGGACGATCTCGAGGATCGAACTAGAAAATCGAGGACTTTGAACGTAATGCTTCGTATTTTGTCTTCTCAGTGAATAGAGGAGGTTAAACATAATGCTTCGTGTTTTGTCTTCTGAGGGAAATGTTGCCATGTTACCGACTGGGCATTTTAAAGACACTTAACATTTCGGAAAAGGTTGTAATTGTCCTTAAGTGCTACCTCTAAACCTGAGCTCAATTGATTGCTAGATTTTATCCCAGTGAAGCGTTGGTAACGTCAACgaaaaattcactttgaaAATGAGCTTGTTGCAAAAGTGTCTTTTTCATCCATTTGTTCGAGGTTGTCGAACTGTGTTGTTTCTATTAATACATGATATTTCATGTAATATATGTGAACTTCGcttggaaacaattttaatattgatgatcttcgcagttatgctCTGCCACGTGAGCAGTAACGAATGAAAGACCTTAATTTTTTAGGCCTTTCTTTTGCATAAAGATTATcaacattgaaattgtttgttaGAAATGGAGGTGGGCGTTTTGATCGACAATTTCCTCTGTTGTGACTTCCAGGCTTCCAAAATCCCAACGGTAAGAAGTGGGTCTTTAGAATGACTTCATAAtctgtttctttgtctttcgCTTTAGGATCAACTTAGAATTGTTTAAAGCTGGAGACGCCATGTCATCGCCAGCAATTGTGAGTAGTGAATAATAACTCCGTTTTATCTCAAGCACCATTTGAAAAGGTTCCAGTCATTTGCAAGGGATGCTGTATGTGATAATGTGGTGtttgaagtattttttttagaattttgcagcatttccagatgaaaaaaaaataagtaaagGAGCAGTCAGGTGTTGAAATCAAACAGTTATGGAATCCGAATTAAAAggagaattgtttttttttttttgctcttagTTGCACTCAGTGACCAGTGCCAGTGAAAAAGTTACCGTCTAGAATTGTAGAAAATATTTCCGAGGAGTAACCCCATCGTCGATTTAAAGACTTTGTTAAACTTTACTTAACTTTGTTAAACTGACCATAGAGATCAGcaaaagtttttattttaaaagctgTGGAGCTGGATTGCGACTTATCAATCAAGCATTGCATCTGAAAACTGTGGAAAATTTCAGCGTTGTCTGCCATATTTCCTTCTTCGGTGAGTCCAGAGAATGTTCGAACCCAAAAGGTGGTCCGTTCAATTGaaggtttatttgtttgatattttgcTGTCGTTTTTTGTTGTCTCTTAGGTTGTTCACAAGGTAGAATCGGTGTACAGATTGACCCATCTTTTGCTTGATACTCCACATGGTGGGTATCCTGTGGTTATCAAAACTGAAATCGGGGACGAAGTGTTCTTTGGCTTGATAACGAGGTAAGGCAAAGCTCATTATAGTGTccacttttatttttgatacTCTTCAATGATAAATGCATTCATAACTCCAATGTCAGCGCTTAGATTTATTGGATTAATGTTTATGAAATTAAAATCGCAACTGGAGTCTTATGGGATGCGCGCGCtggtctttttctttgttataaTTCTGTTTAAACTTTGCAAGAAGGGGCTGCCAAATTTTAACATTCCGCTCATCTCCGAAGAGAGACATGACGTCCTGTCACTGAGACTAAACCTGATAATTCCCTGTAAATGCCCCTTTCCTCATGTTAACAACCAAGAGGAATAGAAATCAAGGTGAAATTCTGTCACCAGATAGTGCTGATGGAATTCGGCAGAGAAGCAAAAGGTCTTCTAGACTGGAATACGCCAACCGTAGGAAGGAGAGCTTACCCGTTAACAAGGGTTTTCATTTAGTGGAGTCCGATATGACCAAACAAGGCGGGATCTCAGCGAAACCTTGTAGCATCCTTTTGCAACGGAGATGTAACCTTTTGCGTTCCACGTTAACTCGTAATATGAATTAATAAGGCTTGCTGACCTTGATTCACGAAACAAAGAACAATAAGATTTAATAAGGAATAAGAAACGTGGCACGGTTTTTACTCCAATTGGGGCATAAGGTTGCATGATGTTCGTAAAAAGTCATCGAAGACTTAAACAAAAGTTTCACATGCTATGTTTAACAACTTGTGGTACCATCCTTATCAGTTGTTATGGTGTTTTTTTGTGCgtgtttttttatgtttttgctAAATACATTCATAACTCCAAGGTTAGCAACTTCAAGTTAGGACAGGAGTCAGCCACTGCTATACCTCTAGGGTTGTTTTCTGGAACGTCATTACTAACAATAATGTGTTCAACTGGATATAATAAACCTTAGTCCATGGCATGTTTCGGTTTGCCGAGACAGTTTGTCCGTGCTCTGTCATGGTAATTCTGATTTTTTCGCGATTACGCTAGCCCGTGACCGAACAGAGTTAAACAATAATAGCTCGACAAATCCAAATATATTGACTTACTAAGAGTTTGCGGAAGCCAAGGTCAAGCAGTTGCACATATGGTTTCCTTGTAGGAGTGAAAGCCTCTTTTGAAGTTAACTTtcgttatttttattgcaattcctttaaacaaaaaaagaaaaagaggcaaTTTCATTCGATGCCTACAAACCATCCTTTTTTTCACCCGCTGTTAGAATGATTgcagtttgaaaacaaatttaaaatattgaagAAGTTAATCATCGTTTTAAATTACATTCGCAAAAAAGGCCTTCATTAACATTATTGTCTTCATTTAGCGGCGTATTTTGGAGAATGTGTGAGAGTTCAGTCGACCCTACTTTCATTCTAAGACATGCAACTAAGTAGGGTAGGGTATTCTGGAGTTTAGAAGCCCTGGAGTGTATTATGATTACCATTGGaaataatgattttaaccGAACTGTGAACAAACCGGACACATGCTTGAAGATGTTGCtaaattcattaaaaatgcAGATATGGAGATAGAATTCTtcgatttttcttttcatgtcTTTTATAGTTGGTTAACTGTATAACGTCCCACTATGCAGTTCCAAAACTTATTCAGATCTCAGTGTTTGGGCACGAGATTGCTCTCGGGCATGACAATTATTcttaattatgcaaatgtaAGAGGTTCTCGTTGCTTTGGCTCCCTAGTTGCAGTATAACCGCGATTGTACCCGGCGCACGAGAAAATAGATCCGTCCTCGTAACCTCTCATTGGATGTCCTCACTGTTATACTTTACGTACATATACTTTATTGAATGACAGCGCTGTCGAATTACTACAATCAAGTTGCCCTCGGTGAGTTTCTCAGATATTTTCTTGAAAGGTAGGATTTCTATTCTCCATTGCTAAGCAATGGTTTTGTTTCGTCATTTATTTCTCCCTGTGATGCTGGTCTTTCTACGGACTTTCCAATTTGCCGTTTCCTCGCGAGCAGCCATCCAAGAGCGACCATGAGCTCGAGACCTCCAATGCACATAAGTGCTGCGGAGACCCATTTCGCGGCGCGAAGACCAATCAGAACTTCCCTCACGGTTTTAGCGGTGGAAGCATCAATTGTAACGGTGTTGTTAAAGTACATGATGGGGAGAATAACCTTCTTGACTCCCGCCATTTGTGGGATGTTCTTTGCTGGTTTAATGTTGAGATTCAATTGAAGACGTAGACTTAGATGAAGAGGAAGACCAAAGTGGGGTGCGATGTCAAAAAATGTGGCGTGTTCTTCCTTGTTTGGCCTTAACCCTTGAACGCTTTCTACTAGTGTTGGATCGCCTTGATAGAAATGTGGTTCAGAGGCAACTATTATCGGAACTTTCACCGGAGTGTCTGTACAAACACTCGCGTCCAGTATTCCGGTGGGAAAGCATCCGTTTGGACAGAATCCAGCATTCGCTGGGTTCACGCTTGTGTTCTGCCAGAGCTTCGCAGCGTGTGTGAACCTCATTGTGTCTACGCTATAAAGTGCTCTCTGGGAATCATAAACAAGCTGCATAGATCTGCACAACTTGACATAAAATGCATACAGCTTTTCTTCCCTGGTCGTTTGAGGAGGAAATTGCATCCCATCGCTTCCGTTAAGCATGTTTGCCCAGGAAGAGTTCCATAAACCAACGTTTGATTTTCCTTTCCACATGGTCCAATCCCCAGCGCGATTGATTTTCGATTCTCCTGTGTAAGCGGTCGCGATGCCGTCGAGGGTGTTGTTCTCCATCAAAGAGAAAACGGGATTAATGGCCGGTAAGAAAGACAAATGGAATTTTTGTCTAAGCTCAGCGAAAAACTTGAACGTTGGATCTGTATAGCCCCAGAGGATCTCGTTTATAGTGAGCACTTTAAAGAAATCTTCTTTCAAACGAGCAAAAATGATGCTGAATAGGAAGGAGGCTCCAGGGTATAATTTTGAAACTTCAGAGAGAATAACCAACGGGATGTTAGGAAAATTGATGAGGTCCTTGTACGGATTACAAGACGGACAAGAACACTCGGAACTAAAAACGTACTTGGTAAACTTGTTGTAAGACACTGTGAAATTCATATTCCACGTAATGTTCTTTCGTGTTTGATAGACTCTGTAACAGTATGGCCCTTTCTGGCTAACAAATGGACGTCCTCCCTGTTTCATCTCCAAAGGGTTTTCAACGTTAAACATGTAAAACTGCATTCGCACTGGAACTGTTGGAGATACCCATTGCTGATAAGTAGGGGAACGGGGTGCTATGACAAGTTTGGAGTCAATGAAAGACTGTATCCAATCATCCGCTTGGGAGAAACATACCGCTCCAATAACAATGCTAAATAGACCCGATATCACCACAAGGGAAATCTTCGTTGTTGTCTTGCAGCATCCTCGCTTCTTTTTCGTTGTTTGCGAGTGTTGGCAGTCGTTGTGCATTTTTCAACTTCCCGGTAGCAAATAAAGCTTAATAGTTTATGTCAAATAGGTTTGACATCAAATTTTATACCATAAGTGTTTTGGCTTTTGCAGGCAAAAAACACTGCATGGTCTTGTCTTAATGAACTGAAAGCTGGCGTCTCGCGCTCCTTTAAGACCACCTATGAGTTAGATTAAGCCATGTCATGACTGGTTGCATGTTCACGTGAAAACTCCTGCTTGGCGTGAGGTCTGAAAcgtaaaaaaaagtatttttgaaatattgattttGTCTGTTTGTCGATTTCATGTCCACCTGACTCTTGGCTGTCATAACAAAGcggtcttttttcattttagccGTGATTTGTGATGACAGGACGGTCCAAATTAATGTTCGGTTTTGATTTCGAGAAACAGCTACATAAGCTGCCTAAACTTTTTAAGGTTCATAAGTAACAGCTTATTTAGCTACCTCACCAGCATCCGAATTCTTTCGTCTTTTACATTATAGCTCTAGAACTGACTTTGAGATCACCTCATGCGTTCAATGTAAGATTTTTTTCCGAAAGTTCCTTCACATGGGCGCTctgttaaatttaatttagttttggttgaCCTTTGTACTATTTTGCCTCTTCTtaattgcagtttttttttttttaattcaagaaACGACATCATGGTCCTGTTATCTCGAGACGACATTTTTTGTTCAGGGGATAATCTTTCCTTGCAAGAGGAAGAATTGGATGTAAAGAGGATTGATTACTACCAGGTTTGTTCGAGCAAACGTTTTTTCAGGGAGCGTCAACGCCACACACGTTCTACCACTCGGCAAGATGCAGTGGCGTGATGGCTGTTTCTACTAGTTAACATACGTGCCGTGACCTGGCCTTGATAACGCGTTGGTTTTTCCACATTTCGCAGAGTTCGCTGATAAAAGGGGTGGTTGGATGGGACTTGCCGCTTATCGTCACTTTCCGTAGGGACTTGAATAAATGAGTATTTATAGATGTGGTTACAAAAGCCAGGAAGGCAGCATATTCGTGCAGTCATTATTATAGACTCAAAGTGCTGGAAGTTTACGTTCGCTACAAAGCCAAATAACCGCAACCCTTGTTCAGTATAAACATCAATTGTAGTCCTAGAAGAAATGATTAACCATATTTGCAACGACTTGTatgcattttgaaaagcatGTGGaccattttcagccaacaAAACGACAACCGATTTCAATATGTCGAAATACTTCAGTCCTGGGCAAGCTCTCtaaattcttttatttaatGACCAGACAAACGAATGCGATAGCGTTTGAACCCttgtgattttcaaaatgaagcttTCTCGTAGATATGTTTTTGAAGGGTTGATGGGAGTAAGCATCGGGTTCGAAGCAAGGATTCCTACGGTTTCCCTCGTCAACTTATGACTGCATTCTTCCCAAGCCCCTTTGTGTATTATGA is a window from the Acropora palmata chromosome 1, jaAcrPala1.3, whole genome shotgun sequence genome containing:
- the LOC141885712 gene encoding lysosome membrane protein 2-like, coding for MHNDCQHSQTTKKKRGCCKTTTKISLVVISGLFSIVIGAVCFSQADDWIQSFIDSKLVIAPRSPTYQQWVSPTVPVRMQFYMFNVENPLEMKQGGRPFVSQKGPYCYRVYQTRKNITWNMNFTVSYNKFTKYVFSSECSCPSCNPYKDLINFPNIPLVILSEVSKLYPGASFLFSIIFARLKEDFFKVLTINEILWGYTDPTFKFFAELRQKFHLSFLPAINPVFSLMENNTLDGIATAYTGESKINRAGDWTMWKGKSNVGLWNSSWANMLNGSDGMQFPPQTTREEKLYAFYVKLCRSMQLVYDSQRALYSVDTMRFTHAAKLWQNTSVNPANAGFCPNGCFPTGILDASVCTDTPVKVPIIVASEPHFYQGDPTLVESVQGLRPNKEEHATFFDIAPHFGLPLHLSLRLQLNLNIKPAKNIPQMAGVKKVILPIMYFNNTVTIDASTAKTVREVLIGLRAAKWVSAALMCIGGLELMVALGWLLARKRQIGKSVERPASQGEINDETKPLLSNGE